Within Kutzneria chonburiensis, the genomic segment ATCAGCAGAGGCTTATATAAGCAATGACTGGGTTTAGGGTAATCGTTGCCGTACGGGTGAAGTTGATCGCCGGTCCCGGCCGCAGCATATCGGGCGGCCGTGGCGCGCTTCTGGTAGTGCGGCAAGGGATCCCGGAAATGCGGTGGGAGCGAAAGACGATCTTCGAGGAACCGTCGCGATGGGCGTTTTGTCGGTAGCTGGACCGAGTGATGACGGTCCGTGACCGGGGTCGGGCACCGGTGGTGGCGCCCGCTGAGCTCTGCTTACGTCCGGCCCATGGCACCAGGACGAAGTTTGAGGATGGCCGCGCTGGCGGCGGCGGTGTGCGGGCTGATGCTGCTCGCCGTCGCGCCGGCATCGGCCGATCCGAGCACGAGCGACTGGCTGAAGCTGCGCCGCTGCGAGTCCGGCAACCGCTACGACCTGAACAGCGGCAACGGCGAGTACGGCGCCTACCAGTTCACCCTGCGCACCTGGCAGGGCCTCGGCGGCGCCGGCTACCCGCACCGCGCGGCCCCGGCCGTGCAGGACGCGAAGGCGCTGGCCCTGTGGCGGCAGCGCGGCTGGCAGCCGTGGGCCAACTGCGCCCGAAGGTGTGGCTTGCACTGACGCCAACGTTTGTCGGGTCGTCGGCGGGCTACCCCACCGGCGACCCGACAAGGAGGCCGACGATGCTGAAAACGCTGGCCAGGCCGATGCTGGCGGCGACGTTCGTGACCAACGCGTGGGCCACGCTGAAGGACCCCGCGCCGATCGCCAAGCACGCGGAGCCGATGATCGAGCGCTACCGCAAGGTGCTGCCGGACTGGTTTCCGACCGACGCCATGACGCTGACCAAGGTCGACGCGTGCGTGAAGCTCGGCTGCGGCGCGCTGCTCACGGTCGGGCGGCTGCCGCGGCTGGCCTCGCTCGTGCTGGCCGCCGACCTGGTGCCGACCACGCTGGTCGGCCACCGGATCTGGGAGTCCGGCGACCCCGAGGAACGGATCCACTTCCTGAAGAACCTGGCCATCTTCGGCGGGCTGCTGGCCTCGATATGACGGCCGTCGTCCCGCCGCGCGGCGGCCTGGCCGCACTGCGCCGGGCCGCCGCCGACTGCCGCGGGTGTGACCGAGCTTGCGAGGGCACCATTCAGCACAGGGACCTGGGTCGCAGACCCGCCGAGCGTCAGCGAGGTGGGCCTGCGACCTCTACAAGGACGCCACCCAGACGGTGTTCGGTGACGGGCCGGGCACGGCGCGGGTGATGATGATCGGCGAGCAGCCGGGCGACCGTGAGGACGTGGCCGGCGAGCCGTTCGTCGGCCCGGCCGGCAGGCTGCTGGACCGGGCGCTGGCCGAGGTGGGCATCGACCGGGCCGAGGTCTACCTGACCAACGCCGTGAAGCACTTCAAGTTCACGCTGCCGGAGCGCGGCAAACGCCGTATCCACAAGAAGCCCAGCCAGGGCGAGATCACGGCCTGCAAGCCGTGGCTGCTGGCCGAACTGGACCGCGTCAAGCCGAAGCTGGTCGTGTTCCTCGGCGTCACGGCGGCATCGGCCCTGCTGGGCAAGGATTTCCGGCTCACCGAGCAACGCGGGCGGATCGTCGAGCTGG encodes:
- a CDS encoding transglycosylase family protein, with product MAALAAAVCGLMLLAVAPASADPSTSDWLKLRRCESGNRYDLNSGNGEYGAYQFTLRTWQGLGGAGYPHRAAPAVQDAKALALWRQRGWQPWANCARRCGLH
- a CDS encoding DoxX family protein, which codes for MLKTLARPMLAATFVTNAWATLKDPAPIAKHAEPMIERYRKVLPDWFPTDAMTLTKVDACVKLGCGALLTVGRLPRLASLVLAADLVPTTLVGHRIWESGDPEERIHFLKNLAIFGGLLASI
- a CDS encoding UdgX family uracil-DNA binding protein (This protein belongs to the uracil DNA glycosylase superfamily, members of which act in excision repair of DNA. However, it belongs more specifically to UdgX branch, whose founding member was found to bind uracil in DNA (where it does not belong), without cleaving it, appears to promote DNA repair by a pathway involving RecA, rather than base excision.), which translates into the protein MRGHHSAQGPGSQTRRASARWACDLYKDATQTVFGDGPGTARVMMIGEQPGDREDVAGEPFVGPAGRLLDRALAEVGIDRAEVYLTNAVKHFKFTLPERGKRRIHKKPSQGEITACKPWLLAELDRVKPKLVVFLGVTAASALLGKDFRLTEQRGRIVELAQGIPAVATVHPSAVLRAPDREAAYQGLVADLTVVARHQE